The genomic region AATAGAAtagctagggttggaagggatcttaaagatcatctggttgTATTCTGTGTTGGGGGTTTTTATGCACTGTGGAATAATATGGCAAATACTTCTTACTATCAGCAGATGTGCATTAAAGGTAGACATGTAAAGTACAGATACCTAAAcatcattagaaaaaaagaaaaatgtggaaacagatgctttgctttatttctacTGCAGTCAGGTACTGGATATGGCAAGTAACTAGTacaaggttttttcctttggggaATTTTACTCTTGCTTTGAGCACTCATCCTAGGAAAGGGCAGGGTGTCtttatgaataataataattccaCTGGGATTGCTCTTCAGCTAACATACAGTCCTAGAAGAGCTACTAAGAGAATTTTTGTTCATGTGTGGCCTTGCCATCAGGTACTTGTTTAAAATCAGAAGCAATCATGAACACTGCCCTTGTATAATTAGAATACAGCTTCGGTTTTGTAGGAAATGTGTCCTTGACAGAGAGCAGaggcacatttttttaaacttttttttttaagtagaggAAGCCTCTGTGACCGCTGTGTGCTCTGGGCTTTAAGAGAAGTGTAGAAGCAGCCTCCTTGCAGGAGAGAACTCTGTCTTTTTTctgagtgctgctgcttccacttCTTCCCATAAAATCTGCAGCAACTTTACTTTTAGTTCTGGTTTGGTTCAGTTTAGTTCATGGGTTTAATGTGAAAGCAGGATGCAAAATGGGACATCAGAGCTTCGTGGTTTCAGTTCTGCAGTTTGCTTTCCCCTGCTGACTGTAAGCAAGCTGCCTTGGTGTTTTCTCACCCCCCCAACCACACGTGGTCTTTTTCCTAAGTGGGTAGTGGAGCAAATGGTTGTCAGTGGCATAGACATCTTAGAGGAAGATTGTGTTAAACTGATCCACAAGAGAGTGAAGACCTTGGTATCTTTGTGCAGAGGAATAATAAATAGTCTTGCCTGCAGCTCCTTAGTGTCTTGATCCATTACAAAGTCAGATACATCTAGTCCTTCTTGGGACTTAGATCGATGAGGTTTTAAGCTCAGGCATTCAAATACAGCTCTGGAGCTGTGAACCTAATTCCCTCTGTAGTCAGTGGTGCCACCAGGTCATCCTAACTGGAACTTGGCTAATGATGTTAATCACATAGCCTGAAGCCAGACACCAAGGCTGGGCCTCTTTCTTGCTATGTGTCAGGCACTCTAAAAATGCAGTATCCTGTCCTCCAAAAGCTAAACAGAAACTTCAGGACCtgacagaagggaaaataacTGGCTTTGGTGTACTTTTCCCCTAAagctttatatatttatttaattttgatcCTAGAAAGTGTTGTTTTCCCTGGGTGGATCCTTTCTCTACTACGCTGACCGGTTCAAGCTGTACAGTGCCTTCTGTGCCAGCCACACAAAAGTCCCCAAAGTACTGGTGAAAGGTAAGAGCCATGTGCTGGACAAACAGACCTGGGCATGCAGAGATATCACAGTGATGCACTGGTTGGGCTGGCATAGATTGTCTTTGTGGATTACAAGAGGTGGCCACTGCACCCCAAAGTATGCAGGGCAAATTGTGGTGGAGGAATGGGGACACCTGGCTTCTCTCCAGGAACCTTTGCAGTAGGGAAGTACCCCTGGCCTGAAAGACTCACAGAGCTCTGTGCCATGGGTGTTCGTGGACCACCATCAGTGTAATGATACCCGAGCAGCTCATTACAAAGTCATTAACCTTGCATGTGGTTTTTTACCCCcacaattaatttattttcccctgaCCTGCTCAGTTTCTTTTCACTCCTGTAGGATGTGGAAACGTTTCACAAATGGGCTCTGTGGCATGTGCTAATGGATCACTGTGTACTTTGGAACCAGGAGTGGGGAAGCCTGTATTGACCTTTGGATTCTCCTAGAATTTGTGCTGTGAATCCTTGCTAGTGGCACTCCCACTTAAGGTCCAGCCAGTGTGGTTGAACACTGAAAGCCACTAGGAAAGGATAGACTTAGGAGAATGGAATGTTTCTTTTATGGAAACTATTTTAAGTTCACCACTCTCTCccactcttcctcctcttccctttaTTCCAGTTTGTCTGAGACTCTTCCCTGTAGGAACTCCAAATAGAGTTTGATTTgctgagatgaagaaaaatgtacTGTAGTCTGGTTTATAAATGCTCATGGGCCTCCTTGTATTGATGTTTTTTTACCCTGAGAAAGTCTTAATGTCTTGCAGTTAGCAGTGCTTCATGCAGTTCCTTTTGGCCAATAGTTCCAGTTGTGGGAGCAGTGCCATGAAGGgaggggtgggttttttttgtttgtttgtttggttttttgttttgttttgggctattttttggggttttttattatttatttctctggtggggtggttttttagttggttggtttttggtgttgtggtttgGTCGTCtggtttttggggtggttttttgtttgtttttgggtttttttttgtttttttgttttttcttcttatttacCAGGCTGCAAAGAATACTTGGCAGCTTTCTGGAATATgagaataaattatttgttgCTAGTCACATCCATGTGACTAGCCCTTTTGGGCTAGTCCAAGCCcttatggcttttttttgttagaCCTTAATGTTAAGACTATAGACTAGCTGGATCCggttgttctgtttttcattgGTGACTGAATTTATAAATGAGAAATGGTTGTGCTTGAGTATTGCAAACAGAAGTTAAATTTTATTCTAGAGATAAACCTCTTGAAAAGCCTGGGAGAGTATTTTAAGTGTAACTTGGTGCCCTCAGCTGAGGTGCAGGTGGCTTATGGATTTGAAACTGAAGCTGAAAATGAAGTTGCTTTATTGAAAGCAGGTGACTGCAAAAACCACTCAGCCTTAAAAGCAATTGTGTGGAATTGTTCCTGTACTGAATAACTTGTATGTCTAAAAATGCCACCTTCTTGATAGTTCCCTCAAATTTATGTCAAATTTATGTTCTAGTAGAGGGAGCAACAGAGAAGAAGTTCAGTAGCAGTCAGGTGGAAAAGAGAACAGCAATCAGGTGTCCAATCTGCCTGTGCTCCCAAAATATGGTGTACTGCCCTaagttttctgcattttaaggTTAAATGAGGTAACAATAACCAGACTCACCATTATTACAGGTCAGGCTGGTCAGACTAGACTCACAAGTAGTGACTTCTTACAAGTACCCAAACTGAGCCTTTTCTTAGAGGAAacagatgattaaaaaaatgtttgttgcTCTAAAATAGTTGCAAGGTCAGAAATACTGTGGATAGTGACAGTAAAAACTCCATGTATTGGTACAGTAGGTGGGTGCCTGATACTAAATTATAAAGTAACTCAAATCCTAAAGCGCATAAAACTGTGGACCTGATAAATCTGCACTTCCTTGCAAAATATCTCCggacaaattaatttaaagctgGAAAAGTCACTTTATCAGGACAGCTTTTACAGGTTTTGATTTATCCAGTTGCTTCATTTTCATCTTCCAGCCAAGACAGACACTGCTTTCAAGGCATTTCTGGATGCTCAGAATCCCCGCCGGCAGCACTCCTCCACACTGGAGTCTTACCTCATCAAACCCATCCAGCGGATACTGAAATACCCTCTCCTGCTGAAGGAGCTCTTTGCTCTGACTGATGTAGACAGTGAAGAACATTATCACCTCGATGGTAAGGAGCTAACCTATGTTGCTCTTCCCCGTTTTACCTCTGATCTGGAaccctcttcctcccccttcctctcaGAGgcttaaaaatagcttttgtcTCTACCCCTCTCTTTCTTCTAGTGGCCATAAAAACAATGAACAAAGTTGCTAGCCACAtcaatgaaatgcagaaaatccATGAAGAATATGGAGCAGTGTTTGACCAACTAATAGCAGAacaaacaggagagaaaaaagaggtaACATGAtcaaagtgaagagaaaaaggcTCTTATTTTGACACCTGTAGTGAGAATGTTAACTTGTATAAAATATGTACCTTTTGTGCTGTGTCATTTAAGCAGATCCTGGTGCTGAGAGGTAAATCCCTATCAAAATCAAAAACTGCTTTCCTGTGTAAGGTCCAGTGAGTGGGTAGTGGGTTAATTTTCCTTCTACTGTTGTTCTTGGGTCAAAATCACATCCCAGCCTGCAGCTCACTATTTCTGAGGTCCATAGCTTGTCTCTCCTTGATCCCCATAGATAATCTTACCCTACCCAGAGTGGACTGGGATGCTGAGGCAAGTGTCTACTTAGCTCTTTCATCACTATAAATAGATCATAATCTGTGGTGTGGTGTGTGAGACTGTGGTTTCTCATGTAGAAAGTGTGTAAATGGGCTTGATATATGACAGAACCTTGGTCTGTATGTCTCATGGTGCATATGCAAACATGTGAAGACCCAGTGTGGCTCAGTCCTGGCTGACCATCTCAGAAACCTGTAGATGGCATCTTGATGTTCCAGTTGGAGATCTGGACCCTGTTCTTACCATTTAGAAGTACATCTGCAGTCCAGTATTGAAGTGATGGAGAATGGTGTGCAATAAGGGAGGAAGGGGCACTGAAGGGAAGAGGTAGAGACACACTAAAAGGGCCAATTTGAGCAGTGATGTGGGTCAAGTCTGGAGAGAGAGACATGACTATATGAAGTAGAGGTAATGGGGTTTTGCCAACGCCCAGGATGAAAAAACATAAGAGGCCTTGAGCTACAAGGCAAAGGTGGTCTGGGATTGAGTAGTGTTGAGGAAGCTTTGGATGTGAGACCTGGAtagcagcagtggggagggaaGATCTGATGGTGGgtggagagcagaaaaaagggCTGGTGCTGGCAAGCAGTGGCATAGAGAGCAGTCTGTTAAGTCTCTTAGCATCTGTTAAGAGAGCAGTTGTGATTTGTATTAATCTGGGAGAGGAGATTGTAAAGACCTATCTTAGTGTTCCTCTTGTTGTTGGGAAGACCTCAGGCCTTGGTTCTGATGGTATCCATGGCATCCATTGGCAAAAGTCAGACTTCACTGAGAGGAGGGTGAAGGAGTGACCCCTAGACTGGGAACAGTAATCAGTTTGTCACTCTGAGAGACTCCAAGTCAAAGTGAAACATTTGATGGCTGCAGTATTAGTAGGTGTCTCCCAACAGCTGTCATGAACTCCTTTATTAGTTCACTTCCAGCAGTGTAGTTTCCAGAGATGAGGCTTTTGGCAAAATCAAGAGCCACAGCAATGATGGGGAGCAAATGCTTTGACCACTTCACATGGTGTGGTCTCTAAACTTTACCCCAAACTGCGTGTAGGTGATGGGAGCTATGCTTAAATGTTGAAACACAATGGAAAGAAACTGGTAGAGAGAACATGCAAGGAAAACATCTGTTTATTGCCCTGTCTTCCCACCAAATTATAAGACCCAGACTGTGAATTCAGCTTATCCTAATTTATGCTTGCCAAGTGGTACATGCATTTGTTGCAGTTGTCTGATGAAATATTCCAAaagtttgtctgttttttttttctttgtttgtttgcttgtgtaAGAGTAAACTTTGAGCAAGCTTTCTTGAACTGAAAATTCAAGTCAGCTTTCTAGAACTGATTACACGTTGTGTCTTTGTGCACATGTTTGTGTTGCCAGGTTGCAGACCTTTCGATGGGGGACTTGCTCTTGCATAATACAGTGATATGGCTGAATCCTCCTGCTTCTCTGGGGAAATGGAAGAAGGAACCTGAGCTGGCAGCATTTggtttgtaattttattttgaatgccTGAAAGACTGTCAACTGTGTCTTAGCAGTTATTTGCTGAAGGTATTTGAGCATTGCCTTCTGCAAGGTTGGCTGAACTTAAAACTGTAGTTGCCTCTTTGCTGCAATggtcagattttgttttctgttatcTAAATCTGGTGAAGAATTTGGAGATGACTGGTGTAATAGTGCAAGAGTTTCTTAAACCTACATCCAAGCTACAAACTGAGAACTATATAGAAAGGTAATTGTCTCTGAAAACATAGTTCAGTAGTCAAATAACTTTACTTCACAATCTGTAGAATGGGGTTGAGGGGCTTGTAgaggctttgcttttcttctccatgcCTTTTGCCAGAAAAAGCTTGTATATCCaagctttaaaaattgcttaaaaGCTAAGCCAGGATTCCCAGTGAGCTGCTATGGAGTGATCTGTTTCCCTCTCAGTAGTCTGTCCTGGGTGGCCAAACCAGAAACTGAAACTGCTTTTGGCATACATCTCAAGGTCTTTCCACTGTCTTGAAGTATGGTCCTTTGGAAAGGTACATGATTGCTTATATTGGCTAATAacatttcttttactttcaaAATTATATCGAGCAATTCAGAGCATGctaattttcctttatttgttcCTAAATTCGTTTACATTCAACAGGCCTTTTCCATGTGGTTTCCAAAAATTTATGCTGCTTAGGAAGCCAGTgagttttagttttgttttacaCTAGATAGATAATGAATCAAGACTCTTTCAGCTTTGTTCTGGAAGCAAAATCTGACAGCATACCTGTGGGGAAGGTTCCTGGTCATATCCTGAAGCTGAGTGGTCTCAAGAAAGCTGCTAGGAATGTGCAGCAACTCTTAATTACTCCAAAAATCTTTAGATTGGTTTCATAAAATGCCCAAAATGAAGTGTCCATGCaattcattttgaaaaaaaaaaaaaagggtatgtTTGAGGCCTGAAGGAGGAGCTTGCAAGGAGAACTTGAGTCCTGAGAGACAAATTCCAGCTCCATGTAGAAGTTACATGGCAAAAGTGGAACCAGAAAACACCTCTGCCTGCCAGTGGTGCTTTGTTTTTAACTCAGCATAGGCCACTGTCCCACCTGGGATGGGCTAAAATTCTGCCCAGGTGCAATTTTATCTGCTGACTGTCTGCATATATCTGGATGCTGCTCACTGGTCTGAGGTGAAATTATCCAGGGggatttttatacatttttatatagaTCTGTGGTTGCTCAAATGATTGTTCCAGTAACTGGTGACTTAAACTCTTTAGGCATCAGGTGACTTTGAAGTAACCTAGTTCTGTGTGACAAATGCTCTTGAAGCTGTTTTTCTGGGGAAGAGTATTCAAGAGCACTGGTAGTTTTactttcctgccttctctccctgacTCAGGTGAGGGCTGTCTGAGGAGCTAAAAGTTCTGTGTGCTTGGGCATAGAGGAGACCTGTTCCCAGCCTTACTGACAACAtgacttttgtttttctttctctagtGTTCAAAACTGCTGTGGTCCTTGTATACAAGGATGGTTCcaaacagaagaagaaacttGTAAGTTGTATGCACTATTTTGGTGATGCTGTGTGTGGTTGTGGTGCTCCCATCaagatttgatttttatataACTGTGGCACCACGGTGTGCTTTTGCTTATATGCTTCTTGTTCTCTGCCACACAACTGAGATTTTGGGTAATGCTGAATGGCCTTCTGTACAGTGCTCTGCAAGCATTCATTTAGTTTATCCTTTGCTCTCTACTGGACTAATCATTCCTGTGGCCTGCCACATCCATTCCATGGATGGATTTTCACTAAGCAAGGTGTCACCTTAAATGTCTCTTGCTCAGTGTATATGAATCACACATGAGAGTGGATGTCTGTCAGTTTCCCAGTGAAACACAATGCCCTCCCTTCAGTTCTGGCTGTTTCATACCACTGAGCAAGTGCTGGTTGCTCTTAGCTGAATTAGGTGTGCATACAGTCTGTATCAGGGAATCCTACTGGAATtcaagataaaaaattaaaggtgAGCTTGACAGTAAAACACATGCTTCACATAGTGAAGACAGCTTATAGTACTGCAGAAAACTTTTTGATTCTGACAAATGTCATAAGCCAAAGTGTGATTTGAAGGGCTTGCATGACTGAAACCAACTGGCCACAAGGTAACTTTGACGTGACTAAAGGATGTTTTGTGAGTGTCTATGCACTGGGAGGGGTGAATGTAGTGTTGGTCTCAAATGACTTCTGGAGGCATTGATAAGAGCTGCTAGGTTTTAGCAAGGTCTTCACAGAGAGGCACTTCAGTGACTGAGATATAGCTAGGAAGTAAGAATTGCCTTAAGTCTCTAGCTGTGCATTCTCAGCGCAAAGCAGAggagatgtgtgtgtgtttagcTGTCCCAAGGTGTCTCATTTCCTAATGGTATTTTGGAATTCTTCCAGGGAGGATCACATAGAGCTTCAATTTATGAAGACTGGGATCCGTTCCGCTTTCGCCACATGATACCTTTAGAGGCACTGCAGGTCCGAGCCTTGGCAAGTGCAGGTAATGTTCCCACTGCATGAATTCAGCTGGGTTCCTCATGCTTGCTCTGAGGGTGCTCACTGACCAATGTTTGTCCTTTAGTATATGGGTGCCCAGTTTCTGGGGCCTGAAAAAGGAGCCTACAACCTCAACATCCATAATAGCCTCAGGGAGAGATGAAGGGGCAGGAGTTCCTGTTGTGTATCTCCAGCTTGTTAGGACTTTTCTGAAGCCAGGCAGGGTTCTGAAAAACAGAGGTTTTGCTGACTCTAGTTCACTCTGCTCCCCTTCTGGAGACTAGAGGGCAATCTTGCAGCTGTGAGACAACAGAGCTAGTGAATTTTTATTCTTGTGGTTGATGTGAATGTGAAGCCTTAGTGTTAAATGTATTCACGTGAAGCtttatagttttaaaaaaataaaaaatcttaaaacaaTTTGCTCCCTTTATAATGCATAATTGAAAGTGCAAAGAATATAGGAGGCATTCCAGTACCCCATGGAATACCTGAAAAGCTgagttggttggggttttttttcatatttttatggGACTGAGTGAGTGCATATAAAATACTACCAGATTTCGGCAAGTTTTAGCGTCTGCTGTTTCATTAGTCACCTGTCCACTGCTGCCTTTCAGTTATGAGTTAACAGTTGCACTGTATAATCTATTGTCCTGGATGgtcttaaataatttcttcaggGTTATGTGATAAATATTCTTAACTGAAGTTAAATATGAGAAACTCCTAGATGAAGTTCTGCTTGCTTTTCACTTTAGATGCAGAGACCAATTCTGTATGTGAGATTGTCCATGTTAAATCTGAGTCTGAAGGCAGGCCAGAAAGAACGTTTCACCTTTGCTGTAGGTAAgtgcatttctgtattttccatgGCAGCTGCATCTCTGGATCCCAGCTTGCCTAAGTCTCTCCTGCAAGGCAATCTGGGAACAGGCATTAAGGGAAGGTTGGAGAGTGTTAAAACCTTGCTTCTGGTAGCCTGAATTTGCtaaactgtattaaaataaaGGCATGTATTTGATCAGTTCTGCACCTTTATGGGAATATATTATAATTACCCTTTCACAAATTTATATCCAACTAAACTTCAGCATTGGGTCTTTGTCAAGAAGCTGCTCATGTGTCATTTTCAGCTGGGTACTTTTTATTGCCACCAATTCCAACATCCACTCTTAAGGCATTGCCCTTCCCTGATGTGAACCTTGTCCATCTTCACTGAGGTGTTTGCCCTGATGTGTTCTAGAGTTCAGATAAGAACTTGGTACAGAAGTTCACCAAGGTCTAATGGAGCTGACACCAAGGCAATTGCTACTACTAGGTAGTAGAGAGTTGCAGGGACTTCTCTTTGGTGTGTGCTTACAGAAGACAAACTGAGATTTAATTAGCCACCACGGGTCACCTTGATGTTTATTAGACAAAGTGAACTGTGTGGTTGGTATTGGAGGAAAAGGAAGCCTCAAGAGTGTTGAAAGGCTAAATGTTTTATTGGAATGATTATAGGTTTagatttgctttgaaaatactgtattaAGTCGAATCTTCTCTGGGTGAAGTGTGTGTCAGTCAGTTTGTGCTGTCTGAAATTACAGAACTGGTCATTATTTATCTCATTTACTGCAGGTTTTTAGCAGTTCCCAAAAGATAACACTGTCTTTTTTATTCTTGCCTATTTTTCAGTTCACCAGAACACAGGAAGGACTTTCTGAAGGCAGTGCACTCGATTCTGCGGGATAAACACAGAAGGCAGCTTCTTAAAACTGAAAGTTTGCCCTCATCCCAGCAATATGTTCCTTTTGGTGGAAAAAGATTGTGTGCTCTAAAAGGTGCAAGGCCAGCCATGAACAGGGCAGGTACTGTAGGGCTACAGACTTTCAAGATCCCAGTAACCCCAGCACCGTTGTAGGACATGTGGTGGTGTCTGTTACTTGTATAATAGGATTAACCTTCTTTCCTGTGTATGTAAAAACTGCTGGTTTTCCATGCTTCACCTTCTTGAGAGCCTTAAATTGCTTCTATTTAGCTTGCTTTGCAATCAAGGCTTAGCTTCAGAGGAGTCCTTCTGGCATGGAAGGGAGAGATGGGATTCCTGTCAATACCAATTGGCTGTGCACTTTAACCTGGAAATAGGTTTCAGCTGAACAAAGCAGAAACCCATACTATTTCTTAAAAGCATGTACAGAATTTTGAGCTAACCCTAGCACTTTTAAACCAAAATGCACAAGAAATATTGGCTCCCCTGAGTGAGTAGCTTGGTTTGAAGAGATAGCTTTATATGTCCTCCTTCTGAGCCTTTTCAGCTCTATTGCTAAAGGGCAAGAGCTTCTACTTCTCACATTTTGAGAGGCATGACTTGATACTACTATTTTTGTAGTGGCCTGTCCTAAACCAtggattttccttttcagttcaCTTCAGGCAAAAGCAATGAGAAAATCCCAGGGAAAAAGcaggttttaattttcagagcaCTAGATGATGGAGGGAAGAAACATTTGCTTCCAACTGAAAAAAGTGCATGGCGCCGCCGCGTGTTTTGTTCTGGTctgttgttattttattttttttttctgctcattaGATCCAGCAATGTAGACAGCCAGgctttctgttcctcttctgaAATGGGCAGGCCAGACCAATATCATTTGCAGCATGGCTTCTCACTCGGAGTGTTGCTAGCCATCTGCCTCAGAGACACTTAAAATCATAAGGAGGAAAGCTCAAAAAAGGGCCAAAATGCAACTGTTTCACTGCAGCACTTCTTCAGTCAGCCTGTAGGGCTTATCTGCTGTAGGTGCCAAACCATCTTTCAGTTTGGTTCATTGGTGCATTTGCATGTTGATTTCTGCAGAGACTAAAATCTCCTCTTTAGACTCCAGACCTCTCCCTGCAGTTAAAATTTGCAACTGCTGAGCTGTTGTACTTAATGCATGTTTTAAGGCTCGGGGATATTAAAATGTAATCCCACCCCCATGATAGAGTTTTTTAGTAAATACACACTGAAAGTGCTAAGGTGATGTTTAGTGGAAGGGGAGAAACTATCACCTCGGCGTTCACCTGCTTGCCATGGAGCTACATGTGTGTGCACGTAAAGTGCTGGAATGCCTGCAGGTCCCTCTGCTGTGGGATTCGTCCCCTGCTTTGCCTCACAAGCCTCTTATGAAGATGTTCCAGCACAGAAGATGTGAATTTGCTAATTGGGTCAATTGCAAAAGCTAGTCAACCAACTGATGCTGAGTAAGGAACTTCTGAAAGTTTGTCTGGTTTGGGGCTATGGTttcctgtgtcccccccccagcagggagggagtAGTGGAGCCTGAACAGGGAGCTTACTTCCCCATAAATAACACAAAAATTGCAGCACCTTCAGCGCTGAGGTTAGCTCCTAGGAAAGCTTTAGTGTTGCTCTTACTCCAGACAAAGCAATTTGCCCTTCCGAGGTGGGAGTTGATTTTCGTGGTGTGCTGACAGCAGGGCACTTCGTGTgagaagctgagctgagcagatGCACTTTGTGCTGGCTGGCTACCTGCCTACGGCTTAGGAGGAACAGTAATTGTGGGCCATTATCCCAACTGTGGATCTGAGGAGCAGAAATCCCTTTCTCACCTGGAGAGAGACTTGTGCTGAAGAGCTGAGTGAAGTTTGACATGGCCACAGGGAGGATGCTGAATGACTAGGTCATTCGTGGGAGTCTACCCGCTTTGTGCCTAGAGGTGTTAAATAAAGGGCCCTTGGAAGACTAACTTTTTAAAGAGAGTTGTACCGTGTGTAAAAAGCCTGTGGGGTTTtatctttgtgtgtgtgcagtgtcAGCCCCAAGCAAGTCTCttgggaggaggaggcggcggctgGCCCGAAACAGGTTTACCATTGACTCAGATGCCGTCTACACAAGCAGCCCTGAAAAAGAGCCCCAGCAGCCCACTCACAGTGGGGACACTGACCGCTGGGTAGAGGAACAGTTTGACCTTGCTCAGTatgaggagcaggaggacaTCAAGGAAACGGACATCCTCAGTGATGACGATGAGTACTGCGAGGCCGTGAGAGGCGCCGTGGCCGAGCGAGACCTTCGGGAGCGGCTGCAGGCGGCCTCCATCGCAAGCGGACGGGGAGACCGCCCGCGCCCGGCCACGGACACGCACGCCTCCAGGATGACCCAGCTGAAGAAGCAGGCAGCTTTGCCCGGCATCAACGGCGACGTGGAGGGCCACGGCGAGGAGGTCATCTGGGTTAGGCGTGAAGATTTTGTCCCCAGCAGGAAGCTGAACACAGAGCTGTAAAACGCTCCCTGTCACCATCCGGACGTGTAGGTCTCCCCTGTCCCgccctccatccctccctttcctccttctttcccttccctccctccagcccccacGCACCCCGGAGAGCCGATACGGATAGATTGCACACTTGCACACACCATTTTGGCAGCTGAATTGGTCCGAAGCCACGCGGCCACAATTTAGGCAACTGTAAAATGCTCAAAAAGTCTGGAATGGAATAAGCTCGAGGTCCTGTCTTGCGTTACCAAGGGCTTTCacactattttatttattctaaaataatcAGGGGCTGATATTAAGTATGGGGAGAATATAatcactggaaaacaaattacTCCAGATGTTTTAACCTACGTTCAGTGAACTAGCTTAGACAACAGCACAACGAACAGAGGGCTTTATAGCCATAAAACATCAGTCGTAGGTTCATCTCCTTAATGAGCAAACTGCCTTTTTAACTTGTACAGTTGCagtatt from Heliangelus exortis chromosome 1, bHelExo1.hap1, whole genome shotgun sequence harbors:
- the TIAM1 gene encoding rho guanine nucleotide exchange factor TIAM1 isoform X5, which codes for MSALWRGNRKLKDESPGRAGDSLYRVLYLSTEQVAAFCRSLHEMNPSDSSAHPQEFTGPQLATMRQLTDADKLRKVICELLETERTYVKDLNCLMERYLKPLQKETFLTPDELDVLFGNLTEMVAFQVEFLKTLEDGVRLVPDLEKLEKVEQFKKVLFSLGGSFLYYADRFKLYSAFCASHTKVPKVLVKAKTDTAFKAFLDAQNPRRQHSSTLESYLIKPIQRILKYPLLLKELFALTDVDSEEHYHLDVAIKTMNKVASHINEMQKIHEEYGAVFDQLIAEQTGEKKEVADLSMGDLLLHNTVIWLNPPASLGKWKKEPELAAFVFKTAVVLVYKDGSKQKKKLGGSHRASIYEDWDPFRFRHMIPLEALQVRALASADAETNSVCEIVHVKSESEGRPERTFHLCCSSPEHRKDFLKAVHSILRDKHRRQLLKTESLPSSQQYVPFGGKRLCALKGARPAMNRAVSAPSKSLGRRRRRLARNRFTIDSDAVYTSSPEKEPQQPTHSGDTDRWVEEQFDLAQYEEQEDIKETDILSDDDEYCEAVRGAVAERDLRERLQAASIASGRGDRPRPATDTHASRMTQLKKQAALPGINGDVEGHGEEVIWVRREDFVPSRKLNTEL